In Natronococcus sp. AD-5, the genomic window AGCTCGTCGAGCCCCGTCACGACGGCGTCGGGTTCGGGGCCGAAGGGTTCCACCGGGTCGCCCTTGCGATCGAGCCAGACGCCCTGCATCCCGGCGTGGACGGCGCCCTGAACGTCGAACCAGAGCGCCGAGACGTGGACGATCTCCTCGAGGGACGTCCCCGCTCGACCCGCGGCGTGGCGGTAGAGTTTCGGCGCGGGTTTGAACGTCTCGAGTTCGTGCGCGCTGATCGCGTCCTCGAGCAAGTCGTCGATGCCGGCACCCTCGACCATCGACTCGAGCATCTCGGGATTGCCGTTCGAGAGGACGTAGCAGTCGTAGCCAGCGTTCCGGAGCCGTTCGAGACTCTCCCGGACGTCGCCGAACACCTCGAGATCGTGGTAGGCCGCGAGGATTTCCTCCCGCTCTTCGTCGCTGCACTCGACGTCGTGCGCCGCGAGCGCGTACGCGAGCGCGTCTCGGTTGATCTCGTAGAACGTCTCGTACTCGTCGAGGTGGTTCGCGACCAGCGTGTACTGCATCGAGCGCGCCCGCCAGGTTCGCGAGACCGGTTCGGGGTCCTCGAGGGCGGTGTGGGCCTCGAGCGCCCCCTCGACGGCGTCGACGTCGACGAGCGTGCTGTAGGAGTCGAACGTGACGGTACTGACGGCGTCGGGATCGAGCGCCATGAAACGAACGTCTCTCTCCACCGTGATGAACGCTCGCGTACCCGCACTGGAGAACGAGTCGAGTGCCGTCACCGCCGTCGCCGCCGGTTCGTTTCCCGACCGCCTCTCCTCGAGGAACGAGGTATCTCTTCGGTGAACCGACTTCCGGACGGATTGGCGCTCGAGGACTGGTTCCGGACCGACGATCGTTCGACTCCGATACCCGGAGATGTCTCTCTACTCTTACTACGCGAATCACGTTAGTTAGTTTATTAGTTAGAAAACACTAGTTTTATGTAGTAACTCAGAAAATGCGGATCTATGTCAGAGGGTGACACTCAATCGCGGCGGATTCCTTCGAACGGCGACCGGTTCGTCTCCCGACGGCGGATGCTTCAGGCGACGGGCGCGATCGGGGCGATCGGCACCGTCGGTATCGCCAGTGGCAACGAAGAGTCGGACTCCGAACCGTACATCGTCGGAACGAGCAGGCGAGAGGGTCGCGACGAGGCCCGGCGGCGGGCCGACTCGGTTCGGCACGTCCTCCACTTCGGCGACATCGGCTGGGCGGTCGCCGGCGAGTTCTCGGAGGAAGCGCGGGAGAACCTCCGGCGCCGAAAGGACGTCCAGTACGTCGAGGAGGACGGCGAGGTGGAGGCGATCGGCCACTCGGTCGACGAAGACGACGGCGATCCCACCGAGGAACAGGTGCTCCCGTGGGGGATCGACCGCGTGGACGCCGACGTCGCTCACCACGACGGCGAGACCGGCGGCGGGTCGAGCGTCGCGATCATCGACACCGGGATCGACCCGGGACACGAGACGCTCGAAGTAACCGACGGACGGGCGTTCGTCTCGTGTATCGGCCTCGATTGCGCGGCGGACTGGGACGACGATCACGGCCACGGCACGCACTGCGCCGGGACGGCCACCGCGCTGGACAACGACGTCGGCGTCGTCGGCGTCTCGACGGCGGCCGACCTGTACGCGGTGAAGGTGCTGGACGCGCTCGGCACCGGCTCCATGTCCGACGTCGCCGCCGGCATCGAGTGGACCGCCGACCAGGGGATCGACGTCGGCAGCCTCAGCCTCGGCGGCGGCGACTCAGAGACGCTCGAGAACGCCTGCGAGTACGCCCAGCGGGAGGGAACGCTGCTGGTCGCGGCCGCCGGCAACGACGGCCCCGACGAGGACAGCGTCTCGTACCCCGCGGCCTACGACGAGTGCGTCGCCGTGAGTGCGACCACCGAAGACGACGACATCGCCTCCTTTTCCTCCCGCGGCGAGGAGGTCGAACTCGCCGCGCCGGGCGCTGACGTCCTCTCGTCGATTCCCGGCGACGATTACGACCGGTGGGACGGCACCTCGATGGCCTGCCCGCACGTCAGCGGCGCCGCCGTCCAGCTGATGGAAAATGGGTACACGAACGAGGAGGCTCGCCGGCGGCTGAACGAAACCGCCGAGGACATCGGTCTCGCGGACGCCGAGCAGGGGAACGGCCTCCTCGACGTCGCCGCGGCGCTCGGGATCGAATAACTCGAGACGTTCGGAAACGGCGCTTCGAACCCTGGTCTCTTTTGTTTCGACGCGCGAAGTGTCGCCTATGGATCCCTCGAACTGGCGGACCTACCTCGTTACGCAGGCGTCGCTCTCGGAGGGGCGCTCGACGCTCGAGATCGTTCGCGCGGTGATCGCCGGCGGCGTCGACGTCGTCCAGCTCCGCGAGAAGGAGACGAGCGCGCGCTCGCGGTACGAGCTGGGGCTCGAACTCCGCGAACTGACCGCCGACGCGGACGTCGACCTGATCGTCAACGACCGGGTCGACCTCGCCGAGGCGATCGACGCCGACGGCGTCCACGTCGGACAGTCCGACCTCCCGGTCGCGGTCGCGCGGGACCTGCTCGGACCGGACGCGATCGTCGGCTGTTCGGCCGCGACCGTCGAGGAGGCCGTCCGGGCGGAGGCCGACGGCGCGGACTACCTCGGAGTCGGCTCCGTCTACGGGACGACGTCGAAGGACGTCGCCGCGGACAGCGACCGGATCGGCCCCGAGCGGATCGCCGACGTCGTCGACGCCGTCTCGATTCCGGCGGTCGGTATCGGCGGCATCACCGCCGACAACGCCGGCCCCGTCGTCGAGGCGGGCGCGGCCGGCGTCGCCGTCATCAGCGAGATCACCGCGGCCGACGATCCGACGGCGGCGACCGAGGATCTCGCGACGGCGGTCGAAACGACGAAGACGCTCGAGAACGGAGACGCCATCGAGCGATGAGCACGATTGACACGAACGGCCGGATCCTCGAGGACTCCCTTCGATCCCTCGCCGAGACCGAGCCGCTGGTCCAGCACCTGACCAACGAGGTGACCATGAACGACGTGGCGAACCTGACGCTGCACTGGGGGGCGCTTCCGGTGATGGCCGACTCGCCCGGCGACGCCGAGGAGATGGCCGAGATCGCGAGCGCGCTTCTATTGAACATCGGACAGGTACCCGAGCGGAAGGTCGAGGCCATGCACGAGGCCGCAGAGACGGCCAACGAGCGGGGGATTCCGGTCGTCCTCGACCCGGTCGGCGTCGGCTCGACGCCGACGCGCGAGGCGGTCGCCGAGGGTCTCCTCTCGGACGTCGAGTTCGCCGTCATCAAGGGCAACTACGGCGAGATCAGCGCGCTCGCGGGGGTCGAAGCCGAAGTGAAGGGCGTCGAGTCCGTCGGCGACTACGAGGCGATCGAGGAGACGGCCCGCTCCGTCGCGGAGTCGACCGGCGCGGTCGTCGTCGCCTCCGGCGTCGAGGACGTCGTCGCGGACGCCGACCGCGCCGTCCGGATCACCGCCGGCCACGAGATGCTGGGCGGGGTGGTCGGCACCGGCTGCATGCTCGGCGCGACGATCGCCGGGTTCTGCGGCGCGCTCGAGGACGCCTACGCGGCGGCGCTTCACGGCACCCTGGCGTTCGGCCTCGCCGGCGAACGCGCCGCGGAGTTGCAGTACGAGGGACCCGCGAGCTACCGGACGAACTTCCACGACACGGTCGCCGGGTTCTCGCCGGACGTCGCCGCGGAATTCGAACCCGAGGAACGGCTCGAGCGCGCCGACTAGCGCTCGTTCTCGCTCCCGGCGGTCGTCAGTCGGCGGTCGGTCTCGAGACCGAATCCGGGGTAGCCGATTCGCTGCGCTCGGGCGCGTACCGAGCGCGGTTCCCGGACCAACAAAAGTGGGAAAGCGGTCACTACACCCCAGCATTCCCGCCAGCTTCCGCCGTCTGGGGGTCGGATCGCAGTGCCCGGTACGCGAGTACGGATCCCGCCACGAACACGATCGTTGCGAGGTAGATGGGGCCGAGGTGCGTCATCCAGCTGTGGGTGAAGAAGTCGAAGTAGTGCATCGGAAGGGCGATGCCTAACCCGACCACGGCGGCTACAACCGCAGTTATCCACGCCCACAGCATTCCCCTCCGCACACCGTACCACGCAAGCGCCGTGATGGCGATCCCGGTGGCGATGATAAACGCCGCCGTGGCGACGTGGAGGTGGTTGATGTAGTGCATGATGGCCGGGTCGACTGCATCGAGGTCCGCCGGAGTGACTCCGTTTAGGGTCTCGACTCCGAGCTCGAAGCCGGAGCCGAAGAACGTTCTGGCGAGGAAGACCACCCCGTAGCCGATGAAGGCGACGCCCGCGAGTGCCATCAGGACGGATCCGATTCGCAATCCGCGCCCGAGTTCGTGGTCGGTTTCGTGCTGGTCGACTGTTACTTGATCTGTGCTCATTGTTCCATCCCGTACCGGTTCAGACCTCGACCTCGTTCACGTGTCGTTCTTCGATTTCGTCGAGGGTGAGTTCCGTTCCGTGCCGTTCTCTGACGTGTTCGCGCGTACTCTCCAGTAGTCGTTCCTTGTCGTCCTCTTCGGTGCGCATGAGGAAGACGCACCCCGAAACTTCCGTGTCGCACGCTACTTGGAGAGCCGTCGTACCGTCTCCCGATTGCAGGTCGTTAGTCATGGTTTGTTTCGCCTCCCGGCAAAAAACGCTACGAGTGCCGGGAATTTGTAAGCACCTAGTGGTATTTGTGCAGTCAACGATCCGCTTGCAGATGCTGAACGGCGGTCACTAGCTGCAACTCTGCAAGTGGCCTCTTCGACGAGTCCGTTACCAGCACCGATCCCCACGGACAGTACGGAGCTATCGAAAATAGCCGGTAGGCGACTATCACGCTCGCGGCTCGCGCACGATGACGCCTCGACCGGTTCCTGGAGGCCGATCCGGCTCTCCGGATCTTCGGCCAGCGGCATCGAACACGGTGACGCGGTGGTCCGTCCGCGCGAGGAACTCGGCGACGTCGAGCGGCGGATCCGCGGTGTCTGGCAACGGGGTACTCGTACGCGCGCTCGTAGTGGCCTCTACCAGCCAGTTCGTTAGCGGAAGGATGAAAGAGGACTTCGTCGTGGTGGATACGACCGCTACACTCGGCGTGTCGTTTTACCAAGCGACGGATAGATCACGATCTGCAGCGATACGTCGTTCACTGCGCGCAACGGCGTTTCGCGAGCGGACCCGGACGACAAAACCGGTACCGCCTGCTGTTAGCAGACCGGCTTCGGGTTCGCGCCGAGTTCCTCGAGCGAGTCGACGTACTCGCCGTAAGCGGCCTCGATCGCGCCGCTCGCGGCGTCGGCAGCGCGCTCGTAGTCTTCGTCGTCGTCGCACACGTCCTCGAGCAGGTCGGTCGCGCGCTCGAGCTGGTCGCCCAAGTCGTCGCCGAATTCGCGGAACAGGCTCGCGGTCTGGGGGTCGGCGTCGCCGACGAAGTAGCCGACGACCTGGTCCTTCGAGCGCTCGCTCGCGAGGATCCGGCCGAGGAACGCGCCCGCGCGCTCGACGGTGTTCTCGAGGCCGCGCAGGTGCTCGTGGAGTGCGGGTACCGTCTCGGGTTCGTACGCCTCGAGTCGCTCGCTGACCGTGTCGTAGTGATCTCGCTCCTCCGATGCCGTCCGCTCGAACGCGTCGCGGGCGGCGTCGTGGTCTTCGTCGTCGGCCCACGCGCTGAAGGTCCGCCAGGCGGCGTATTCGGCGTCGGCGGTCGCCTGCAGGACGGGATCGGTGTCGATGTCGCCGCCGGTCTCGGCGTACAGCGACTTCGACGATCCGAGTCGCGAGAGCGCGGTGTCGTTCTCTTCGCGGACGGTCTCGAGTACGGCCTCGGCGTCAGTCATGATTCGTCCCCCCGTTCGTCCGGGGGCGGGTTATGCTTGCCGTTACGGGCATCGTTCCGTCGGTTTCTGACGCCGATCGAACGAATCGAATCGATTCACCGGGATCGGCTGAACCGCGTCGGTAGGTCCGTACTGAGACGGTTCAGGCGTCGGCTACCGTCCCGACTCGGTCCGGTACCAGCGGTATAACAATCACCGTCGGGGGAATTTCACCGGCCGCAATGAAACGACGAGCACTCCTCGCGACTGCAGCGGTGACCCTCGGCGGTTGCTCTTCCCTGACCGGCAGCTCGGAGACCAGCGACGATAATCCGAACGGGGACGACAACGGCGACGACAACGGATCTTCGAAGCCGATCGACGAGGAACCCGGCACGTTCGACGACTTCGAGGACCTCTCGAAGTGGACGGTGATGGCCGGTTCCCTCGACGCGGACACGGACCGCGTGTACACGGGAAGCCAATCCGCACGCGTCACGGCCGACGAGGACGACGAGCGCGCGATGATCAAACGCGAGTTCGAGTCGCCGCGGGACCTCTCGGACGAGTGGCCCGCACTCGCGCTGGCCGCGGACCGGGACGTCAACGCGGTCGTCCAGCTGACCGACGCCGCCGGCAACCGATACCTGCTCCGGACGTCGGTCGCGGGCGATCTCCCGCTCGCGCCGCACGACCTCGGCGTCCACGACGCGGTCGGCGAACCGGACCTGAGCGAGATCGTGCACGTCAAGATCTCGTTCTGGGTCGGCGAAGGCCGCAGCCTGACGATGTGGTGTGACGACCTGCACTTCGTCTCGCGTCCGGACACCGGCAAGGTGATGATCCAGTTCGACGACGGGTTCGAGACGACGGCGGCCGCCCACTCGGTCCTCGAGAAGTACGACGTTCCGGCGACGGCGTTCGTCAACACCGGTCGCGTCGGCGACGACGGTCGCCTCGACGCCGACCAGCTGCGGGCGCTCGCCGACGACGGCTGGACGGTCGCCAGCCAGGGTTCGCTGGGCAGCAACCTCACCCGGTGGGACGCGGACGACCAGAAAGCGGATCTCGAGGCCGCGAAAGCGTGGCTCGACGACAACGGCTTCGGAGACGGCGCGGAGTACTTCGCCTACCCGCTCAACCGGTTCGACGAAACGACGCTCGACCTCGTCGCGGACCACCACGACCTCGCGTTCGCCAGCGGGTATCCGGTCCACGGCGACGTCGCGAACCCGCACCGCGTCCCGCGGGCCGTCCATCCGGGCGCGGACGAGGCCCGGACGCTCCTCGATCGGACCGCGAAGGTTCGCGGCATCACGACCATCACCTACCGCGAACTCGACCGCGGCGGGCTGGCGGCCCTCGAGTCGACGATCTCACACCTCGCCGACCTCGAGTCCGCGGGCGACCTCGAGGTCGTCCTGCCGAAAGATATCGCGGCGAATCACGTCCACTGACGTCGCCCGTCTACCGACACCGCATTCGGAAAAAATCTCGTACTGTCCCCCGCGACGCTTCAGCTCACTCCCCGGTTTCGACCGGCGCGTTCACGAGGTTCCCCCACTCGGTCCAGGAGCCGTCGTAGTTGACGGCGTCCTCGTAGCCGAGCAGTTCGTGCAGCGCGAACCACGCGACCGACGACCGTTCGCCGATGCGACAGTAGGCGACGGTCGTCTCGTCGCCGGTGATCCCCTCCTCGGCGTAGAGCTCCTCGAGTTCCTCGCGGTCCTTGAACGTGCCGTCCTCGTTCGTGACGGCCGACCACGAGATGTTCACCGCGCCGGGGATGTGGCCGCCGCGCTGGGCGGTCTCCTGCAGTCCCGGCGGGGCGAGGATCTCGCCGCTGAACTCCTCGGGCGAGCGCACGTCGACGAGCGGAACGCCGCGCTCGAGCGCCTTCTCGACGTCGTCGCGGTAGGCGCGGATGCCCTCGCGCGGGCCGGCGGCGTCGTACTCGGTTTCCGGGAAGCCGGGCACCTCCTCGGTCGTCGGGTAGTCGTTCTCGAGCCAGTACTCGCGGCCGCCGTCGAGCAGGTAGACGTCGTCGTGGCCGTAGTACGTGAACTGCCAGTAGGCGTAGGCGGCGAACCAGTTCGCGTTGTCGCCGTAGAGGACGACCGTCGAGTCCTCGGTGATGCCGTGGCTGCCCAGCAACTCCTCGAACTCGTCCTTGTCGAGGATGTCGCGTCGCGTTTGGTCCTGAAGCTGGGTTTCCCAGTTGAACCCGACCGCGCCGGGTGCGTGTTCCTCCTCGTAGGACTCGGTGTCGACGTCGACCTCCACGAGCCGGAAGCCGGGATCGTCGCTCTGGAACTCGTCGAGTCGGTCGGCGACCCAGTCGGCCGAGACGACCGCGTCGGTGGCGTAGTCGTTCGTTGCCATGTGCGATCCATCGAACGGTACCGACATAGGAGCACGCGAACCGGTCAATTCGGACGAAGCTCGACCGTACCGGTAATTCTTACCGCCACCGCGCTCCCCCCTCGCGGTACGCGCCGACGGAGAGAGGCACTGCCCGGGTTCGAGGGACGCGCCTCCCACTTGCGAGCTATTTACCCCGCGTAGTTCGGAAAAAGTATGCAAATATTGCTCCGTTCTCGTGACGCAGGGGAGACGTGCCGGGATCGATGTCTACTCGAGTGTGGGTCGGAACGTACCGTTCGATGGACGAATCCGTCGTCGTTTCCCCCGACTGGCTCGCAACCCGGCTCGAGGATCCGAACGTACGCGTCGTCGACGTCCGAGACGCCTGGGAGTACGGCGGGATCGGTCACGTCCCCGGCGCCGTGAACGTCCCGTTCGACAGCTACCGCGACGAAACCGCCGACGATCCGGGCACGCTTCCCGGTGCGACGGCGTTCGGCGACCTGC contains:
- a CDS encoding sulfurtransferase, whose product is MATNDYATDAVVSADWVADRLDEFQSDDPGFRLVEVDVDTESYEEEHAPGAVGFNWETQLQDQTRRDILDKDEFEELLGSHGITEDSTVVLYGDNANWFAAYAYWQFTYYGHDDVYLLDGGREYWLENDYPTTEEVPGFPETEYDAAGPREGIRAYRDDVEKALERGVPLVDVRSPEEFSGEILAPPGLQETAQRGGHIPGAVNISWSAVTNEDGTFKDREELEELYAEEGITGDETTVAYCRIGERSSVAWFALHELLGYEDAVNYDGSWTEWGNLVNAPVETGE
- the thiE gene encoding thiamine phosphate synthase, whose product is MDPSNWRTYLVTQASLSEGRSTLEIVRAVIAGGVDVVQLREKETSARSRYELGLELRELTADADVDLIVNDRVDLAEAIDADGVHVGQSDLPVAVARDLLGPDAIVGCSAATVEEAVRAEADGADYLGVGSVYGTTSKDVAADSDRIGPERIADVVDAVSIPAVGIGGITADNAGPVVEAGAAGVAVISEITAADDPTAATEDLATAVETTKTLENGDAIER
- a CDS encoding polysaccharide deacetylase family protein; this encodes MKRRALLATAAVTLGGCSSLTGSSETSDDNPNGDDNGDDNGSSKPIDEEPGTFDDFEDLSKWTVMAGSLDADTDRVYTGSQSARVTADEDDERAMIKREFESPRDLSDEWPALALAADRDVNAVVQLTDAAGNRYLLRTSVAGDLPLAPHDLGVHDAVGEPDLSEIVHVKISFWVGEGRSLTMWCDDLHFVSRPDTGKVMIQFDDGFETTAAAHSVLEKYDVPATAFVNTGRVGDDGRLDADQLRALADDGWTVASQGSLGSNLTRWDADDQKADLEAAKAWLDDNGFGDGAEYFAYPLNRFDETTLDLVADHHDLAFASGYPVHGDVANPHRVPRAVHPGADEARTLLDRTAKVRGITTITYRELDRGGLAALESTISHLADLESAGDLEVVLPKDIAANHVH
- a CDS encoding haloacid dehalogenase type II — its product is MALDPDAVSTVTFDSYSTLVDVDAVEGALEAHTALEDPEPVSRTWRARSMQYTLVANHLDEYETFYEINRDALAYALAAHDVECSDEEREEILAAYHDLEVFGDVRESLERLRNAGYDCYVLSNGNPEMLESMVEGAGIDDLLEDAISAHELETFKPAPKLYRHAAGRAGTSLEEIVHVSALWFDVQGAVHAGMQGVWLDRKGDPVEPFGPEPDAVVTGLDELADALED
- a CDS encoding rubrerythrin family protein, which produces MTDAEAVLETVREENDTALSRLGSSKSLYAETGGDIDTDPVLQATADAEYAAWRTFSAWADDEDHDAARDAFERTASEERDHYDTVSERLEAYEPETVPALHEHLRGLENTVERAGAFLGRILASERSKDQVVGYFVGDADPQTASLFREFGDDLGDQLERATDLLEDVCDDDEDYERAADAASGAIEAAYGEYVDSLEELGANPKPVC
- a CDS encoding S8 family peptidase gives rise to the protein MSEGDTQSRRIPSNGDRFVSRRRMLQATGAIGAIGTVGIASGNEESDSEPYIVGTSRREGRDEARRRADSVRHVLHFGDIGWAVAGEFSEEARENLRRRKDVQYVEEDGEVEAIGHSVDEDDGDPTEEQVLPWGIDRVDADVAHHDGETGGGSSVAIIDTGIDPGHETLEVTDGRAFVSCIGLDCAADWDDDHGHGTHCAGTATALDNDVGVVGVSTAADLYAVKVLDALGTGSMSDVAAGIEWTADQGIDVGSLSLGGGDSETLENACEYAQREGTLLVAAAGNDGPDEDSVSYPAAYDECVAVSATTEDDDIASFSSRGEEVELAAPGADVLSSIPGDDYDRWDGTSMACPHVSGAAVQLMENGYTNEEARRRLNETAEDIGLADAEQGNGLLDVAAALGIE
- the thiM gene encoding hydroxyethylthiazole kinase, with amino-acid sequence MSTIDTNGRILEDSLRSLAETEPLVQHLTNEVTMNDVANLTLHWGALPVMADSPGDAEEMAEIASALLLNIGQVPERKVEAMHEAAETANERGIPVVLDPVGVGSTPTREAVAEGLLSDVEFAVIKGNYGEISALAGVEAEVKGVESVGDYEAIEETARSVAESTGAVVVASGVEDVVADADRAVRITAGHEMLGGVVGTGCMLGATIAGFCGALEDAYAAALHGTLAFGLAGERAAELQYEGPASYRTNFHDTVAGFSPDVAAEFEPEERLERAD